The following are encoded in a window of Leptospira selangorensis genomic DNA:
- a CDS encoding flagellar biosynthesis protein FlhA: MDKKWYTQSDFILGAGAVAIVGMLVVPLPGFILDILILFSLALSLLIVMTSLSIKEPSEFSVFPSLLLITTIYRLALNVSTTRQILSKGPAVNSAIIDAFGSFIVGSESGLSKYVVGFIIFIILVLVQVLVITKGATRISEVAARFTLDALPGKQMAIDMELSTGNINEAEARKRRKKIEAEVDFYGSMDGASKFVQGDVRAGLIITAINLIGGVVIGASIRGESFVSAIETYGKFTIGDGLVSQIPALLTTVATGIIVTRSGSESDLAKQFKTQLFANSKVLYVVAASMGLGAFIPGLPFIPMVLLSGGLAYLAYSLERTVQEQLEVLEKKEKEAVGDRKPRDYYDELRIEPIEIEFGYHLVPLVDASQGGTLMDQISNLRGKFARESGIVIPPIRILDNLEIPPDQFTIKINGVEVGSSTIRPEKLMAMPSAESQDLSSIEGESFMEPAYGRTAKWISADSKGDAESKGFIVVDSSTVIITYLRELLATHASSLLGREEVKKLLDHYRSQYPTLIQELEADKPGNLGMLQQVLQNLLREGLGIRNLVPILETVANKMGKYPNPYVLTEFVRQAISNTIVKDYMVDGKLQVIVVEGRVLDRLNKSLAQDRLEGRDILVLPPDFQRRLLESVADMNRRVQEGRGFPIYVVNREVRMPFAYFLAKEFPPRNFAVLALEEVHSSVPTVIAGELRIAQAQAAEPAEVV; the protein is encoded by the coding sequence ATGGATAAGAAATGGTACACACAATCCGACTTCATCCTGGGTGCGGGAGCAGTTGCTATCGTTGGAATGTTAGTTGTTCCTTTGCCGGGATTTATATTAGACATTCTGATCTTATTCAGTTTGGCCTTAAGTTTGCTCATTGTTATGACTTCTTTGTCTATCAAGGAACCGTCTGAGTTTTCTGTTTTCCCTAGCTTATTACTTATAACAACGATCTATCGATTGGCGCTAAACGTTTCTACTACTAGACAAATTTTGTCAAAAGGTCCTGCGGTAAATAGTGCGATCATAGATGCATTCGGTTCCTTTATAGTAGGAAGTGAATCCGGTTTAAGTAAATACGTAGTTGGATTTATTATCTTCATAATCTTAGTGCTCGTTCAGGTTCTTGTGATCACTAAAGGTGCGACCCGTATCTCCGAAGTGGCAGCAAGATTTACGTTGGATGCATTGCCTGGTAAACAGATGGCAATCGATATGGAACTTTCTACTGGAAATATAAACGAGGCGGAAGCTCGTAAAAGAAGAAAGAAGATAGAAGCGGAAGTCGACTTCTACGGTTCCATGGATGGAGCGAGTAAGTTCGTGCAAGGGGATGTGAGAGCGGGACTTATCATTACTGCGATCAACCTGATCGGAGGAGTAGTCATAGGCGCAAGTATCCGTGGTGAATCTTTCGTTTCTGCAATCGAAACTTACGGAAAATTCACCATTGGTGATGGACTCGTTTCCCAGATCCCGGCACTTCTTACTACAGTTGCTACAGGTATCATCGTTACTCGTTCCGGTTCTGAATCGGATCTTGCAAAACAATTCAAAACACAGTTATTTGCAAATTCTAAGGTATTATACGTAGTCGCGGCCTCTATGGGGCTTGGTGCATTTATCCCCGGTTTACCTTTTATTCCAATGGTGCTTCTTTCCGGTGGTCTTGCTTATCTAGCATACTCACTTGAAAGAACAGTCCAAGAACAGCTCGAGGTTTTGGAGAAGAAGGAAAAAGAAGCGGTTGGAGATCGCAAACCTCGAGATTATTACGACGAACTTAGGATCGAGCCGATCGAGATCGAATTCGGTTATCATTTGGTGCCTTTAGTTGATGCTTCCCAAGGCGGGACATTGATGGACCAAATTTCCAATTTAAGAGGAAAGTTTGCTCGTGAAAGTGGGATCGTTATACCTCCAATCCGTATATTAGATAATTTGGAAATTCCTCCGGATCAATTCACAATTAAGATCAACGGAGTGGAAGTCGGTTCCAGCACGATCCGTCCTGAAAAACTGATGGCGATGCCTTCTGCAGAAAGCCAGGATCTTTCTTCTATCGAAGGAGAATCTTTCATGGAGCCTGCATACGGAAGGACTGCGAAATGGATCTCTGCCGATTCGAAAGGAGATGCGGAGTCCAAAGGTTTTATCGTGGTGGACTCTTCTACGGTTATCATCACATATTTAAGAGAATTACTTGCGACTCACGCTTCCAGTTTACTCGGAAGAGAAGAAGTCAAAAAACTTCTGGATCATTACAGATCTCAATATCCTACACTTATCCAAGAGTTGGAAGCGGACAAACCTGGGAATTTGGGAATGTTGCAACAAGTCCTACAAAATCTTCTCAGAGAAGGTTTGGGGATCCGCAATCTGGTCCCAATTTTGGAAACTGTCGCAAACAAAATGGGCAAGTATCCGAATCCTTATGTTCTTACGGAATTCGTAAGACAGGCAATCTCCAATACGATCGTAAAAGATTATATGGTAGATGGGAAATTACAGGTCATCGTGGTAGAAGGTCGGGTGCTCGACAGATTGAACAAATCACTCGCACAGGATCGTTTAGAAGGAAGAGATATTTTGGTCCTTCCTCCGGATTTCCAAAGAAGACTTTTGGAATCCGTAGCGGATATGAATCGCAGGGTCCAAGAAGGAAGAGGATTCCCGATCTATGTGGTGAACAGAGAAGTGAGAATGCCTTTTGCTTATTTCTTAGCGAAAGAATTTCCGCCTAGGAACTTTGCGGTTCTCGCATTAGAAGAAGTACATTCTTCCGTTCCTACGGTAATCGCCGGTGAACTCAGGATTGCACAAGCCCAGGCGGCGGAACCCGCAGAAGTGGTTTAG
- the flhF gene encoding flagellar biosynthesis protein FlhF, whose product MDFAKIRGKDLQDCLMQMKMKYGPEAHVIEHRILTEGGVFGTGLMARKVVEIQVGIPEKASSREKVEKKLQDLKELLKQKSTLGSEKRRSLEELPSWEERTSRPSRASSLPKELIEVTSEEIESEENLGLSFSKEFEPKISRSVRKEQDSNILKMRDKLVKEGMSEAYAEEIISQAEQRLSPLDRSRTVSVQEKIVEVLSERVQVEPDIFKGTRRGQRKVVFFVGPTGSGKTTSIAKLAAKYHLHMGKSVSLYTTDNYRIAAIEQLKRYADTMEMPFYAVKDLKRFQETLARDGSELILIDTAGYSHRNVDQLSKMYGYLSAFGERDNVENILVLSATSSYHHTHSVMKAYEPLGFRRILLTKLDEAEFLGGFLELADTLNKGFTHLSVGQEVPFDMIPAEKHQLAECAVNPEKLIEIRGEVFSA is encoded by the coding sequence ATGGATTTCGCAAAGATTAGGGGCAAGGATCTACAGGATTGCCTAATGCAGATGAAGATGAAATACGGCCCAGAAGCCCATGTCATCGAACATAGAATTTTGACCGAGGGCGGGGTATTCGGAACAGGACTCATGGCCCGTAAGGTTGTAGAGATCCAAGTCGGTATCCCTGAAAAGGCAAGTTCCAGAGAGAAGGTGGAGAAAAAACTCCAAGATCTAAAAGAACTACTCAAACAAAAGTCCACTCTTGGTTCTGAAAAAAGAAGAAGCCTGGAAGAATTGCCTAGTTGGGAAGAAAGAACTTCTCGCCCAAGCAGAGCTTCTTCTTTGCCAAAAGAACTGATAGAAGTCACTTCTGAAGAAATAGAATCCGAAGAAAATTTAGGACTTTCTTTCTCAAAAGAATTTGAACCTAAAATTTCCAGATCGGTCCGCAAAGAACAGGACTCCAATATCCTTAAAATGAGGGATAAACTCGTTAAAGAAGGAATGAGCGAGGCATACGCGGAAGAAATTATTTCCCAGGCTGAGCAGAGACTTTCTCCTTTGGATCGATCTCGTACCGTTTCTGTTCAGGAAAAAATTGTAGAAGTTCTTTCCGAAAGAGTGCAAGTGGAGCCGGACATTTTTAAGGGAACGAGAAGAGGACAAAGAAAAGTAGTCTTCTTTGTGGGACCTACAGGTAGCGGAAAGACAACAAGCATAGCAAAACTAGCCGCTAAGTATCATCTTCATATGGGAAAATCAGTTTCTTTATACACAACTGACAACTACAGGATTGCTGCAATCGAGCAGTTAAAACGCTACGCTGATACCATGGAAATGCCTTTTTATGCGGTCAAAGATCTGAAACGTTTTCAGGAGACCCTGGCGAGAGACGGATCCGAGCTGATCTTAATAGATACTGCGGGTTATAGTCATCGCAATGTGGACCAGCTCAGCAAAATGTACGGATACCTTTCCGCTTTCGGAGAAAGGGACAACGTTGAAAATATCCTTGTATTATCCGCCACATCTTCGTATCATCACACCCACTCCGTAATGAAAGCCTACGAGCCCCTTGGTTTCCGTAGAATTTTATTAACTAAACTGGACGAAGCGGAATTTTTGGGTGGATTTCTGGAACTAGCCGATACACTTAATAAGGGTTTTACCCATTTAAGTGTTGGCCAAGAAGTTCCCTTCGATATGATCCCAGCGGAAAAACACCAACTCGCTGAATGCGCAGTAAATCCGGAAAAACTCATCGAGATCCGTGGAGAAGTATTCTCCGCTTAA
- a CDS encoding MinD/ParA family protein encodes MDQATQLRKLTEGNTSLKLVSSTKPMTKIIAIASGKGGVGKSTISVNLAISMAKAGQKVLVFDGDLGLANVNVILGIIPKYNLYHVVKGHKSLKDIIIQAPEGVDIIAGASGYSQLANLNDTQRNNLIKGFADLDSYDYMIIDTGAGISSNVIGLTLPADDVIVVTTPEPTAITDSYGLIKAIVSQSRDKNLKMVVNRVRSAIEGKKVADRVIDISGQFLEVRVENLGFIFQDDEVEKSIREQKPYIIHSPKSKAAACLNRITYSLLNQEMDGGDDSGITGFFKKFFNFVDVREKQQSEEE; translated from the coding sequence ATGGACCAAGCGACTCAGTTGCGGAAACTTACCGAGGGTAATACGAGTTTGAAACTCGTGTCTTCAACCAAACCTATGACTAAGATTATAGCGATCGCTTCCGGAAAGGGTGGGGTCGGTAAAAGTACTATCTCCGTAAACCTTGCCATCTCTATGGCTAAGGCAGGACAGAAGGTCCTAGTATTCGACGGAGACCTAGGACTTGCTAACGTGAATGTGATCTTAGGGATCATCCCTAAATATAATTTGTATCACGTAGTCAAGGGACATAAAAGTTTAAAGGACATTATCATCCAAGCTCCGGAAGGAGTGGATATCATTGCGGGAGCAAGTGGTTATTCTCAACTTGCTAACCTGAACGATACCCAAAGAAATAATTTAATCAAAGGATTCGCTGATCTGGATTCCTATGATTATATGATCATAGACACCGGAGCAGGGATCAGCTCAAACGTGATCGGACTCACATTACCTGCGGACGATGTGATCGTAGTTACTACACCGGAACCTACAGCAATCACCGACTCTTATGGACTGATCAAAGCGATCGTTTCCCAAAGTAGAGATAAAAATCTAAAGATGGTAGTGAACCGTGTACGTTCCGCTATCGAAGGGAAGAAGGTTGCGGATCGTGTGATCGATATCTCCGGTCAGTTCTTAGAAGTAAGAGTCGAAAATTTAGGATTTATCTTCCAGGACGACGAGGTGGAAAAAAGTATCCGGGAACAAAAACCGTATATCATCCATTCACCTAAGAGCAAGGCAGCGGCTTGTTTGAATCGGATCACATATTCTCTTCTGAACCAGGAAATGGATGGTGGAGATGATTCCGGAATTACCGGCTTCTTCAAAAAATTCTTCAATTTCGTGGACGTTAGAGAAAAACAACAGAGCGAGGAAGAGTGA
- the whiG gene encoding RNA polymerase sigma factor WhiG yields MSKLFDKYNNTDETELWKSYRATKDQNIRSYLVEKYSPLVKHVAGRIAIGMPQNVEFDDLVSYGVFGLLDAIEKFDPDRQIKFKTYAMTRIRGSIFDELRSIDWIPRSIRQKAKQLEQIIGMLENKEGAHVEDEAIAKEMGISVEEFNSLLTKISGTSLVSLNDIWFLGDENDEVSFMETLESPMNMNPDTIIEKEEIKNVIVEAIKTLPDKEKKVIVLYYYEDLTLKEIGEVLEVTESRISQLHTRAVARLRSKLGKVKSVISKK; encoded by the coding sequence ATGTCCAAACTTTTCGATAAATACAATAATACGGATGAAACCGAACTTTGGAAGTCCTATAGGGCTACTAAAGATCAAAATATTCGCAGTTATCTTGTAGAAAAATATTCTCCTCTAGTCAAACACGTGGCCGGTCGTATTGCGATCGGTATGCCTCAGAACGTTGAGTTTGATGATCTTGTTTCATACGGTGTGTTTGGTCTTCTAGATGCGATCGAAAAATTCGATCCGGATAGACAGATCAAATTTAAAACCTATGCGATGACTCGTATCAGAGGTTCTATCTTCGACGAACTTCGTTCCATCGACTGGATCCCTCGCTCTATTCGCCAAAAAGCGAAACAGTTGGAGCAAATTATCGGAATGCTCGAGAACAAAGAGGGCGCTCATGTAGAAGATGAGGCGATCGCAAAAGAAATGGGGATCTCCGTTGAGGAATTCAACTCACTTCTTACTAAGATCAGCGGCACGTCACTCGTCTCTTTAAATGATATTTGGTTCCTTGGTGATGAGAACGACGAGGTTTCTTTCATGGAGACATTAGAATCTCCGATGAATATGAATCCGGATACCATCATCGAAAAAGAAGAGATCAAAAACGTGATCGTGGAAGCGATCAAGACACTTCCGGACAAAGAAAAAAAAGTAATCGTTCTTTATTATTACGAAGATCTAACATTAAAAGAGATCGGAGAAGTATTGGAAGTAACCGAATCCAGGATTTCCCAACTTCACACGAGAGCTGTCGCAAGGCTTCGTAGTAAATTAGGAAAGGTGAAATCGGTTATTAGTAAAAAGTAG
- a CDS encoding FapA family protein, translating into MSLTSFLKDQSKELDKLQNEQVEVIAPTLEKCLQLAASHLKRKSHELDYIVIKRGKKKLFGSEPWHIRASILPEDTFLDELSELDKKLTGGSGKLVSKDLKEFLQPKDRDGRAVVQIFRNGTYLTIYPPSGDGKAIELSEVSRRLSVRGIAEVDDNQIRKIVKETKGEPIYISNMKPRQGAEGKMVLDIAPDKMRAKITFIPPKPGGRDLEVKDVVNYLKNAGIKYGVKEEEIQKRLEDEFYNQPFTAAEGDPPVNGKNAQVIFHVRISKKVVFREDESGKVDYKDMDLIENVVVGQLLAEKIPAERGKYGRTLFNELLPAKDGLDTELKQGKGTILSEDRTKLTAEVNGQVVYASGRLSVETVYRVNGDVGIKTGNVTFLGSVIITGNVEDNYSVKAAGNIEIYGTVQKANVEADGDIIIRQGVSGRDEARIESTGGNVIAKFIQNATVVTEKDVVVQEGILHCFVSAGGKVISNGKRGQIVGGTIRASDTIAAKVIGSSANPATELIVGTDPKVLKQISEYEEKLAENQDKFEQISKSLKTLKARKENDPASFTQDHEQQLVKTSKATEKLEIRVREYENEIQNLKAYIEERAANGKISVEKTLFGGVTIKIKSADFKTRNEIKHKTFVEENGVIRQLPYQDPEPDKKDWRKNRSRGK; encoded by the coding sequence TTGAGTCTTACATCCTTTCTAAAAGACCAATCCAAAGAACTAGACAAGCTCCAAAACGAGCAGGTAGAAGTTATAGCTCCTACCTTGGAAAAATGTCTGCAATTAGCGGCATCTCATCTCAAAAGAAAATCTCATGAGCTGGATTATATAGTAATCAAGCGTGGAAAGAAAAAACTTTTCGGCTCGGAGCCTTGGCATATCAGAGCTTCCATTCTGCCGGAAGATACATTCTTAGACGAACTTTCCGAACTGGACAAAAAACTCACGGGCGGATCAGGCAAATTAGTTTCCAAAGATCTGAAGGAGTTCCTACAGCCTAAGGACAGAGACGGAAGAGCAGTCGTTCAAATTTTCAGAAACGGAACTTATCTCACAATCTATCCTCCTTCCGGTGATGGAAAGGCAATCGAACTATCCGAAGTGTCTCGCCGGTTGTCCGTTCGAGGAATTGCGGAAGTAGATGATAATCAGATCCGTAAAATTGTAAAAGAGACCAAGGGAGAACCAATCTATATTTCCAATATGAAACCTAGGCAGGGCGCCGAGGGTAAAATGGTATTGGATATTGCTCCTGATAAGATGAGAGCAAAGATCACTTTTATTCCTCCAAAACCGGGTGGAAGAGATCTAGAGGTAAAAGACGTAGTCAATTATCTCAAGAACGCAGGTATTAAATACGGAGTTAAGGAAGAAGAGATCCAAAAAAGGTTAGAAGACGAATTCTATAACCAACCTTTCACAGCTGCAGAAGGTGATCCTCCCGTTAATGGAAAGAACGCGCAGGTTATCTTTCATGTTCGTATTAGCAAGAAGGTAGTCTTCCGAGAAGATGAATCCGGAAAAGTAGACTATAAGGACATGGACTTAATCGAGAACGTTGTGGTAGGACAACTTCTGGCGGAAAAAATCCCTGCAGAAAGAGGGAAATACGGTCGCACATTATTCAATGAACTTCTACCTGCAAAAGACGGTTTAGATACTGAGCTCAAACAAGGTAAAGGAACAATCCTTTCCGAAGACAGAACCAAACTCACCGCGGAAGTGAATGGGCAAGTAGTCTATGCAAGCGGTAGACTTTCTGTCGAAACGGTTTACAGAGTCAATGGTGACGTTGGAATTAAAACCGGTAACGTTACATTCTTAGGCTCGGTGATCATCACTGGAAACGTAGAGGATAATTATTCAGTTAAGGCCGCAGGGAACATTGAAATTTATGGTACTGTCCAGAAGGCAAATGTGGAAGCTGACGGAGATATCATTATTCGCCAAGGGGTTTCCGGAAGAGACGAGGCCCGTATTGAATCCACAGGCGGGAACGTAATCGCAAAGTTTATCCAGAATGCAACTGTAGTCACGGAAAAAGACGTAGTTGTACAGGAAGGAATTCTTCACTGTTTTGTGAGCGCAGGTGGAAAAGTAATCTCTAATGGTAAGAGGGGACAGATTGTAGGAGGTACGATCCGTGCTTCCGATACGATTGCTGCAAAGGTTATAGGATCTTCTGCAAACCCTGCTACAGAACTTATAGTAGGAACAGATCCTAAGGTATTAAAACAGATCTCCGAATACGAAGAAAAACTGGCCGAAAACCAAGATAAGTTCGAACAGATCTCTAAAAGTCTTAAGACACTCAAGGCAAGAAAGGAGAATGACCCTGCTTCTTTCACCCAAGACCATGAGCAACAGTTGGTCAAAACCAGCAAGGCTACCGAAAAACTGGAGATCCGAGTCCGGGAATACGAAAATGAGATCCAGAACCTCAAGGCATATATAGAAGAAAGAGCTGCAAACGGTAAGATCAGCGTCGAAAAGACCCTATTCGGCGGGGTGACCATCAAGATCAAAAGTGCTGACTTCAAAACCCGTAACGAGATCAAACATAAGACCTTCGTGGAAGAGAACGGGGTTATCCGACAATTGCCGTACCAAGATCCTGAACCGGATAAAAAAGACTGGAGAAAAAACAGATCTAGAGGAAAATAA
- a CDS encoding DUF370 domain-containing protein, whose amino-acid sequence MSQFSVLNVGFGNIVMVSKIVGIIHSDSASAKRIRNEAKSNNSLVDATQGKKTRSIIITDSNHLILSNLRVEALTRRIESRDNSIAEEEEEKD is encoded by the coding sequence ATGTCCCAATTTAGCGTCTTGAACGTTGGTTTTGGAAATATAGTCATGGTTTCCAAGATCGTAGGTATCATTCATTCGGATTCAGCATCCGCTAAAAGGATCCGAAACGAAGCCAAAAGTAATAACAGTTTGGTAGACGCGACTCAGGGAAAAAAGACCAGGTCCATCATAATCACTGACTCCAACCATTTGATCCTTTCCAACTTAAGAGTAGAAGCCCTCACAAGAAGGATAGAAAGCAGGGATAATTCTATCGCAGAAGAAGAGGAAGAAAAGGACTGA
- the gmk gene encoding guanylate kinase: MVLSSVAGGGKSTLIQMIRAKHPDLAFSVSCTTRAPRPGDKEGVTYFFLNKEEFESGIDKGEFLEWAKVHDNYYGTPAIFVNQCMSAGKSVIMDLDVQGAAQVKQKLGKEAITIFILPPNEEEWEKRLRGRGTDSEESILKRIKNGKEELAHKDEFDHIIVNDKLEQALSRLEEILF, encoded by the coding sequence ATCGTTCTATCCTCCGTAGCAGGAGGAGGTAAATCCACACTTATCCAAATGATCCGAGCCAAACATCCAGATTTGGCTTTTTCAGTTTCTTGTACTACGAGAGCTCCTCGTCCAGGAGACAAGGAAGGAGTAACGTATTTTTTCCTGAACAAAGAAGAATTCGAATCAGGGATCGATAAGGGAGAGTTTTTGGAATGGGCCAAGGTCCATGATAATTATTACGGAACTCCCGCAATATTCGTGAACCAATGTATGTCTGCCGGTAAATCGGTGATCATGGATCTAGACGTGCAGGGTGCGGCTCAGGTAAAACAAAAACTGGGCAAAGAGGCTATCACAATCTTTATACTTCCTCCGAATGAAGAAGAATGGGAAAAAAGACTGAGAGGAAGAGGAACCGATTCCGAAGAAAGTATCCTGAAACGTATCAAGAACGGAAAGGAAGAATTGGCTCATAAAGATGAGTTCGATCATATTATCGTGAACGATAAACTGGAGCAAGCGCTCTCTCGTTTGGAAGAAATTTTATTTTAA
- a CDS encoding DUF3089 domain-containing protein, which yields MKFLHASIFISVLTIFSFQCMFLIKPKKDFEESKNLISPDYSKSEFWAALPDKKDNADLVPENSGLKENQSLAEADTFYIHPTTLLLRPKYWNGDLKDESLNERTDKHPIKTQASAFNECCKVYAPRYRQAAFFVFTKDAPEGEAALDLAFQDVKNAFLYYMKNWNKGRPYIIASHSQGTRHSVRLLKEVISSNPEYKKNLVVSYSIGFPFKQEEAGVPVCSGPKETGCVVGWNSYIWGNSPGRLLDRYGKDAVCVNPLSWKHDEEVSPKSENLGSVNRSFDQLLPGVADAKCNSGVLWIHEPEISRTPNLGKDGNLHTGDFHFFYANIRKNAKERLESFLKKK from the coding sequence ATGAAATTCTTACATGCCTCCATTTTTATTTCCGTATTAACGATTTTTAGTTTTCAATGTATGTTTCTCATCAAACCAAAAAAGGATTTTGAAGAGAGTAAAAATTTAATTTCTCCTGATTATTCTAAGTCAGAATTTTGGGCTGCACTTCCGGATAAAAAGGATAACGCGGATCTTGTTCCTGAAAATTCCGGCTTAAAAGAAAATCAATCCTTGGCAGAGGCGGATACTTTTTATATCCATCCGACTACCTTACTTCTTCGTCCTAAATATTGGAACGGGGATCTAAAGGATGAAAGTTTAAACGAAAGAACCGATAAACATCCGATCAAGACCCAAGCAAGTGCATTCAACGAATGTTGTAAGGTCTACGCCCCGAGATATAGACAGGCTGCTTTTTTCGTTTTTACGAAGGACGCTCCGGAAGGCGAGGCAGCCTTGGATCTTGCATTTCAAGATGTGAAGAACGCATTTTTATATTATATGAAAAACTGGAATAAGGGTCGTCCTTATATCATCGCTTCTCATAGCCAAGGCACAAGACATTCTGTTCGTTTACTTAAAGAAGTAATTTCTTCTAATCCAGAATATAAGAAAAACCTGGTAGTAAGTTATTCGATCGGATTTCCTTTTAAACAGGAAGAGGCCGGTGTGCCGGTTTGTTCAGGACCGAAAGAGACAGGATGTGTAGTCGGTTGGAATTCCTATATCTGGGGAAATTCACCAGGTAGATTATTGGATAGATACGGGAAAGATGCTGTTTGTGTGAATCCTTTAAGCTGGAAACATGATGAAGAGGTTTCTCCTAAGTCTGAAAATTTAGGAAGTGTGAACCGAAGTTTTGATCAATTACTTCCGGGAGTTGCAGATGCTAAATGTAATTCCGGAGTTTTATGGATCCATGAACCGGAGATATCTAGAACTCCTAACTTAGGAAAAGATGGGAATTTACATACTGGAGATTTTCACTTCTTCTACGCGAATATTAGAAAAAACGCAAAAGAAAGATTGGAAAGTTTTTTAAAGAAGAAGTAG
- a CDS encoding TOBE domain-containing protein, whose product MKKKTILFFSILVLCAGSIYSKSKKASAPAKPKYVSGEELVNNPGKAVGETVRVAGTVTHVLYKGNSIRFVVHFSGKPVVLDSDDYSLMNRVSVGSYVEVCGFYLKNKKLEIDGKRTDMPSIVIEQTYCTN is encoded by the coding sequence ATGAAGAAGAAAACGATCCTCTTTTTTTCAATTCTAGTATTATGCGCGGGAAGTATTTATTCTAAGAGTAAAAAAGCTTCTGCGCCCGCAAAACCCAAGTATGTTTCCGGCGAAGAGCTGGTCAATAATCCGGGAAAAGCGGTTGGGGAAACTGTCCGAGTCGCCGGAACAGTTACTCATGTATTATACAAAGGAAATTCTATCCGATTCGTGGTCCATTTCTCCGGAAAACCAGTGGTTTTAGATTCTGATGATTACAGTTTAATGAACCGAGTCTCCGTCGGTTCTTATGTAGAAGTCTGCGGGTTTTATCTAAAAAACAAGAAGTTAGAAATAGACGGAAAAAGAACGGATATGCCTTCTATCGTCATAGAACAAACTTATTGTACGAATTAA
- a CDS encoding periplasmic-type flagellar collar protein FlbB, with the protein MASLTDKARAVYLVLLIFFLVLIGFFAFHYFQIIDAAEIFPFLRTEPGLVNADSESPSELEKLEFRKEMERLAKDRDEISQKEDELKKEKERLEAELEKIEELKRGLTSKENELKSSESERNSRGKLVKVMAEKVANMPPDNAVQMLTNWPDKDIIDVFIQMDKDAEQDGRQTITTYLLTLFPAERRANITNKWLSRSDVIKAPESNSESEEL; encoded by the coding sequence GTGGCAAGTTTAACCGACAAAGCAAGAGCAGTATATCTAGTACTTCTGATCTTCTTCCTAGTGTTGATCGGATTTTTTGCGTTTCATTATTTTCAAATCATAGACGCGGCCGAAATTTTTCCTTTTTTAAGAACGGAACCAGGACTCGTAAATGCTGACTCCGAATCTCCTTCCGAATTAGAGAAGTTGGAATTCCGTAAAGAAATGGAAAGACTCGCTAAAGATCGGGACGAGATCTCTCAAAAAGAAGACGAACTTAAAAAAGAAAAAGAGCGCCTGGAAGCGGAACTCGAGAAAATCGAGGAACTCAAACGAGGTCTTACTTCCAAGGAGAATGAGCTCAAATCTTCCGAATCCGAAAGGAATAGCAGAGGAAAATTGGTTAAGGTTATGGCGGAGAAGGTAGCAAATATGCCTCCTGATAACGCGGTGCAGATGCTTACCAATTGGCCGGACAAAGATATCATAGACGTATTCATCCAAATGGATAAGGACGCTGAACAGGACGGTAGACAAACGATCACCACCTATCTTCTCACCTTATTCCCAGCGGAACGTAGGGCGAATATTACGAATAAATGGTTGTCCAGATCCGATGTGATCAAGGCTCCTGAATCGAATTCCGAGTCGGAAGAACTTTAA
- the fliJ gene encoding flagellar export protein FliJ, giving the protein MKRFQFRLEPVLRLKKIKEDQKLKELSELVAEVNQRQSEIDSNDARIHSLSATTLSGSTDLREYSYLQTYMRQLLTRNTELENEIRSFDEPVEKKRTEVSEARKEKKVLELLKENRFKEYMHSYRKAEKIQAEEQFLADLYRKQREEIYGDDRSKRDPKVFTYDTGGVERTGTEDAGLSELRKLYERYKK; this is encoded by the coding sequence ATGAAAAGATTCCAATTCAGACTCGAACCGGTACTTCGTTTAAAGAAGATCAAAGAGGACCAAAAACTAAAAGAACTTTCCGAACTTGTCGCAGAAGTCAACCAAAGACAATCGGAAATAGATTCCAATGACGCAAGGATACATTCTTTATCTGCTACTACACTTTCAGGAAGTACAGACTTAAGAGAATATTCTTATTTACAAACTTATATGAGACAACTCTTAACTCGAAATACTGAATTAGAGAATGAAATACGTTCTTTCGATGAGCCGGTTGAAAAAAAAAGAACGGAAGTCTCAGAGGCAAGAAAAGAGAAGAAGGTACTGGAACTTCTAAAAGAAAACCGCTTCAAGGAGTATATGCACTCCTATAGAAAGGCGGAAAAAATCCAGGCAGAAGAGCAATTTTTAGCAGATCTTTATAGGAAGCAGAGGGAGGAAATTTATGGGGATGATAGATCTAAACGGGATCCGAAAGTATTTACCTATGATACGGGAGGCGTCGAGCGCACCGGTACAGAAGATGCGGGACTTTCTGAACTCAGAAAACTTTACGAGCGTTATAAAAAGTGA